Proteins encoded together in one Acipenser ruthenus chromosome 22, fAciRut3.2 maternal haplotype, whole genome shotgun sequence window:
- the LOC117431457 gene encoding DCN1-like protein 3, producing the protein MGQCVTKCKNPSSSLGSKSGDKEPGGKSQGKKSHKEELGPGKASGDPLANGTKKMEVIEAMQLPAPSGDTRKEDLVSNGDEFSVHRIEELFKRYKDEQDDEILEEGMESFCDDLCVDPAEFRVLVLAWKFQAATMCKFTRKEFVEGCKAIKADSLEGIHTRFPCLLMEAKMEDKFKDLYRFTFQFGLDSDEGQRSLHREIAIALWRLVFTQNTPSILEQWLDFLTENPSGVKGISRDTWNMFLNFSQVIGTDLSNYSEDEAWPSLFDTFVEWELERRKKVEQEKNKCTRSTSSTESLAQDQQN; encoded by the exons ATGGGCCAGTGCGTCACCAAGTGCAAAAACCCGTCTTCCTCCCTGGGGAGCAAGAGTGGTGACAAGGAGCCTGGTGGCAAGTCGCAAGGCAAGAAGAGCCACAAGGAGGAGCTGGGCCCCGGCAAAGCTTCTGGGGACCCACTTGCCAACGGCACCAAGAAGATGGAGGTGATCGAGGCCATGCAACTTCCAGCCCCGTCGGGCGACACCCGGAAGGAGGATCTGGTTTCCAACGGCGACGAGTTCTCCGTGCACCGTATTGAGGAGCTCTTCAAGCGATACAAGGACGAACAGGACGACGAGATCCTGGAGGAGGGAATGGAGAGCTTCTGTGATGACCTCTGTGTGGACCCTGCAGAGTTCAGGGTGCTAGTGCTGGCTTGGAAGTTTCAGGCAGCTACCATGTGCAAGTTTACAAG GAAGGAGTTCGTGGAGGGCTGCAAAGCCATCAAGGCCGACAGCTTGGAAGGGATCCACACACGTTTCCCCTGCCTCCTGATGGAGGCCAAGATGGAAGACAAGTTCAAGGACCTGTATCGCTTCACCTTCCAGTTCGGGCTGGACTCCGACGAGGGCCAGCGGTCGCTGCATCGGGAGATCGCCATCGCCCTGTGGAGGCTGGTCTTCACACAGAACACCCCCTCCATCCTGGAGCAGTGGTTAGACTTCCTGACGGAGAACCCCTCAGGGGTGAAAGGGATCTCCCGAGACACTTGGAACATGTTCCTCAATTTTAGTCAGGTGATCGGAACGGACCTCAGCAACTACAGTGAGGACGAGGCCTGGCCAAGCCTCTTCGACACCTTCGTGGAGTGGGAATTGGAGAGGAGGAAAAAGGTTGAGcaggagaaaaataaatgtactcgGTCCACAAGCAGCACAGAGAGCCTGGCTCAGGACCAGCAGAACTGA
- the LOC117431456 gene encoding LYR motif containing protein 1 — MTAAVRGEVLCMYRRVLRIARGWQSQSGLAQETDAEKQYIVQEASTLFRQNKDITDSELIKKCIEECHARIEMGLHYRIPYPRPTHLPPMGLATQHGRKMRGQERLRKQAKPIYLHSHDETS; from the exons ATGACAGCTGCAGTGCGGGGGGAGGTTCTGTGCATGTACCGCAGAGTGCTCCGGATCGCTCGGGGATGGCAGTCCCAGTCCGGCCTGGCTCAGGAGACAGACGCAGAGAAGCAGTACATCGTCCAGGAGGCCAGCACCTTGTTCAGGCAAAACAAGGAT ATCACTGACTCAGAGTTGATCAAAAAATGTATTGAAGAATGTCATGCAAGAATAGAAATGG GGTTGCATTACAGGATTCCATATCCCAGGCCG ACACACCTGCCTCCCATGGGCCTTGCCACCCAGCACGGACGCAAAATGCGCGGTCAAGAAAGACTGAGGAAGCAAGCAAAGCCCATCTACTTACACTCCCACGACGAAACATCATGA